The DNA sequence GCACCTCCTTGCTTACCGTAACCGGGACCTCCCCGTCCTTTATGGTGAAGTAATAGCGCACCTTGCCCAAGGGGGAAAGCACCGCCGCCTCCACCCCCGTTTCCTCCCGCACCTCCCGCACCGCGGTCTCGGGGTAGCGTTCCCCCGGCTCCACCTGGCCCTTGGGTAAGGTCACCACCTTTCCCCCTTTGAGGGAAACCACCAGGACCTCGGGTGGGTTTCCCCGGAGGACCACCCCCCCAGCGGAAACCACCCGCTTCCTGGCTGCTCGCACCTGCCGCTTCCTGCGCAAGACCCCGCTCCTTGCCAACAAAAAAGGGCGCCCGAAGGCGCCCCAAGGATCCCAAAGGGGAGAGCAGAGGCGTTAAGCTCCTTAGAAAGGAGGTGATCCAGCCGCACCTTCCGGTACAGCTACCTTGTTACGACTTCGCCCCAGTCACGAGCCCTACCCTCGGCGCCTGCCCTAAGGCTCCCGGCGACTTCGGGTAGAA is a window from the Thermus sp. LT1-2-5 genome containing:
- a CDS encoding NUDIX hydrolase, which gives rise to MRRKRQVRAARKRVVSAGGVVLRGNPPEVLVVSLKGGKVVTLPKGQVEPGERYPETAVREVREETGVEAAVLSPLGKVRYYFTIKDGEVPVTVSKEVHYFLMAYRGGEPRPQLSEVEAAYFLPVAEALNRLSYPNEREMLRKALLRYKRG